One stretch of Schistocerca nitens isolate TAMUIC-IGC-003100 chromosome 11, iqSchNite1.1, whole genome shotgun sequence DNA includes these proteins:
- the LOC126213205 gene encoding ankyrin repeat domain-containing protein 65-like — MAAAKQVQEAAATDAGEGATVTLVAGDTRLVAHRAVLAGRSPVFAAMLCQDTPEASSSVVTVPDVEGPVLHQLLAYMNSLHAPEMPRMAPQLLAAADRYGVWGLKVQCEEQLASQLSAENAARTAVLAVRHSCPSLAEVAVAFITANSLVFATAGWADAVLNHPDEVVKVSQLLGGPLTETRSLPGKKSSRGLIQAAKEGAVEELRVLLATGAKVGARDEDMWTALHWAAERGHLEAVTCLVEGGAEVDVRDSKQNTPLHWAAYRGHVAVTRRLLDSSADPDARDKYGWTPLHCAAGWGHTKVAAVLLDAGADTQARDARGRKPWVIARQNGKQQLVEMLS, encoded by the exons ATGGCAGCCGCCAAGCAGGTGCAAGAGGCTGCTGCTACGGATGCTGGGGAAGGGGCCACGGTGACTCTGGTGGCCGGGGACACGCGGCTGGTGGCGCACAGGGCCGTCCTGGCAGGCAGGAGCCCCGTGTTCGCCGCCATGCTCTGTCAGGACACGCCGGAGGCCAGCAGCAGTGTGGTCACAGTCCCCGACGTGGAGGGCCCGGTGCTGCACCAGTTGCTGGCCTACATGAACTCCCTCCATGCTCCCGAGATGCCCCGCATGGCCCCACAACTCCTGGCAGCTGCAGACAGGTACGGCGTGTGGGGGCTGAAGGTCCAGTGTGAGGAGCAGCTGGCCAGTCAGCTGTCAGCAGAGAACGCGGCCCGCACGGCGGTGCTGGCAGTGAGGCACTCCTGTCCCAGCCTCGCAGAGGTCGCTGTCGCCTTCATAACAGCCAACTCGCTGGTGTTTGCCACAGCGGGTTGGGCCGATGCGGTCCTCAACCACCCTGATGAGGTGGTCAAAGTGAGTCAGTTGCTCGGTGGGCCACTAACAGAAACCAG GAGCCTTCCTGGAAAGAAGAGTAGCCGAGGACTGATCCAGGCAGCTAAGGAGGGGGCGGTGGAGGAGCTCAGGGTGCTTCTTGCAACAGGGGCGAAAGTGGGGGCGAGGGACGAGGACATGTGGACTGCTCTACACTGGGCAGCTGAGAGGGGACACCTTGAAGCAGTAACATGTCTGGTGGAAGGTGGAGCAGAGGTGGATGTGAGGGACAGCAAGCAGAACACGCCACTGCACTGGGCTGCATACCGTGGTCACGTGGCTGTGACGCGGCGATTGCTGGACTCCTCTGCTGACCCCGATGCCAGGGATAAGTATGGGTGGACGCCGCTGCACTGCGCAGCAGGATGGGGCCACACGAAGGTGGCGGCCGTGCTGCTCGATGCAGGGGCTGACACTCAGGCCAGAGATGCACGCGGGCGCAAACCATGGGTCATCGCCAGGCAGAACGGCAAGCAGCAGCTCGTGGAGATGCTATCGTGA